AGGCGTATAACGCGACTCTTCCTGTTTCGTCCAATATATTCAATTCTTTTTATGAAGAAGTGAAAAAAAGGGAAACGGAATATATTCAAACGTTACTCGGAGAAAGTAGAAAAGAAGCATGAGCCGACTTCGCAGACAACTTTTGGAGAAAGGACATCGCAAGGAAGAGTCACATGAGAACAGAGAACGTTGGCTTTTGACTTATGCTGATATGATTACCCTTCTTTTGGGTTTGTTCATCATCATGTATTCAATTTCTCAAGTAGATCAGACAAAACTCAAACAGGTGGCGGATGTAATCCGAGGAGGTTTTGGTTTAGGAGAATCTTTTTTTCAAGGAAGTACGGCTGCATTAGAAAATGATCCTTTGCTCCAACCTAGAACTCAGCTTTATCGTTTTTGGGAACGTATCAGTTATACTTTAAAAAAGTTAAAAGAAAAAGCAAAACTCAACATCGGAATACAAGAAACGGAAGAAATTAAAATTGTACTGTTCGGCTCTTCTTTGGGAGAGGGTCGGTTCCAACCGGATGAAGACATGATATTTGCGTTTCAAAGAATCTCTGAATTGTCATCTGCGATGGATGTGGACATCATTCTAAAAGTACAAATCCCATATGAAAACGAAGCCTCTCGAAAAGGATTTAGAAACGTTTGGGAATACAATTCTTATAGAGCCGAACTTATTGCGGATTTATTGTCTAAAAATTAT
Above is a window of Leptospira kirschneri serovar Cynopteri str. 3522 CT DNA encoding:
- a CDS encoding OmpA/MotB family protein; protein product: MSRLRRQLLEKGHRKEESHENRERWLLTYADMITLLLGLFIIMYSISQVDQTKLKQVADVIRGGFGLGESFFQGSTAALENDPLLQPRTQLYRFWERISYTLKKLKEKAKLNIGIQETEEIKIVLFGSSLGEGRFQPDEDMIFAFQRISELSSAMDVDIILKVQIPYENEASRKGFRNVWEYNSYRAELIADLLSKNYKIPKEKISIQASSLYKPVENSSSTPEGKASGERVEIFIRKKSGH